Within the Streptomyces sp. NBC_00554 genome, the region ACCGAAGGCTTGCCGAAGTGACGGGCGGGGCAAGCGACGGGGACGACGGTCCGGCATGATCTGACACGACCGTACAAAAACATGCAGGAGAGGGAGAACGCGATGAGTGCACCCGACGGCAGTCCGGTCGGAGCCGAACGCAGCATCGGCCAGTTGTTCGCCTCGGCGACGACCGAGATGTCCTCGCTGGTGCACGACGAGATCGCGCTGGCGAAGGCGCAGCTCAAGCAGGACGTGAAGCGCGGGGCGATCAGCGGTGGCGCGTTCGCGGTGGCGGGCGCGGTGCTGATCTTCTCCCTGCCGATGCTGAGCTTCGCCCTGGCGTACGGCATCCGGACCTGGAGCGACTGGAACCTCGCGATCTGCTTCCTGCTCTCCTTCGCGGCGAACGTGCTGGTCGCCGCCGCGCTCGCGCTGATCGGCGTGGTCTTCGCGAAGAAGGCCAAGAAGAGCAAGGGCCCGCAGAAGGTCGCGGCCTCGGTGAAGGAGACGGCGGGGGTCCTGCAGAACGCCAAGCCGCACCCGCGCGAGCTGCCCGCACAGGATCGTGTGCCCGAGGCCATCGAGGCTGTGGCACGCTCGTCCTCATGACGGACCCCGCCACACCTTCGGCGCAACCCACTTCGGTCGTAAAGCTCGACATCCCTGGCGGAAAAGGCCTGATCCACCGGGACGTGGCGGCCAACGGCGCGCGCTTCCACATCGCCGAGATGGGCGACGGGCCGCTCGTCCTGCTGCTGCACGGCTTCCCGCAGTTCTGGTGGACGTGGCGCCATCAGCTGGTGGCGCTCGCCGACGCCGGTTTCCGCGCCGTCGCCATGGACCTGCGGGGAGTCGGCGGCAGCGACCGCACGCCCCGCGGCTACGACCCCGCCAACCTCGCGCTCGACATCACCGGAGTCGTCCGTTCCCTCGGCGAGCCCGACGCCGCGCTGGTCGGGCACGACCTGGGCGGATATCTGGCGTGGACGGCGGCCGTGATGCGCCCCAAGCTCGTACGCCGGCTCGTGGTCTCCTCGATGCCGCATCCCCGGCGCTGGCGCTACGCCATGCTCTCCGACGTCAAGCAGACGGCCGCGGGTTCATACATCTGGGGGTTCCAGCGGCCGTGGATCCCGGAGCGCCAACTCGTCGCGGACGACGGGGCGCTGGTGGGCCGTCTGGTACGGGACTGGTCAGGGCCGCGCCTTCCTGACGACGAGGCCGTGGAGACGTACCGCCGCGCCATGTGCATCCCCTCCACGGCGCACTGCGCGATCGAGCCGTACCGGTGGATGGTGCGGTCCATGGCCCGCCCGGACGGGATCCAGTTCAACCGGCGCATGAAGCGGCCGGTCCGGGTGCCGACGCTGCATCTGCACGGCTCGCTCGACCCGGTGATGCGGACGCGGAGTGCCGCGGGCTCCGGCGAGTACGTCGAAGCGCCGTACCGCTGGCGGCTGTTCGACGGGCTCGGGCACTTCCCGCACGAGGAAGATCCGGTGGCGTTTTCGACCGAATTGGTCAACTGGCTGAAGGATCCCGAGCCTGATCGGTGAGGCCGTTCACCCAGGCCACCCGGGCGTCCGGTATCCGGACGGGAACGCCTGTCCTACGAACAGCCAAATGCCTTACGCATAGGCCAATTGGGGGGCCAGGGGGCGGTTATCGACCTTGGGGCGGGGGCAGACGTCGGGGTATGGGCTGGACGCACGACTACAGTGACGCAGCACGCACACGCCGCTCGGCCGCGGGCCTGAGCTCCCATCAGAGGGGCACCCCGCAGTTGCCGGGCACGGATCATCCCCTGGTGGGGATCCCGCGCATTCTGCGCCGTCGGGCCCGCTGGGTCTCGGTGCGGCTGCGCCATCCTCGCGGCTGACACCCTCCAGGGCTCACGCGGACCCCCTCCAGGGCTCACGGACACACTTCAGGCCTCACGCGGCACGGTTCAGGCATCACAGCGCGCAGCTGTCGCTGTCCACCTGCTGGTTCGCGGTACGGCCCTTGATGATGTCCTCCTGGACCTCGTCCACGGTGAGCGCGTACCCGGTGTTGGCGTCGTCGAGCGACTTCGCGAAGACCACGCCGTACACCTTGCCGTCGGTGGTGAGCAGCGGGCCGCCGGAGTTGCCCTGGCGGACGGTCGCGTAGAGCGAGTAGACGTCGCGGCGCACCGTGCCCCGGTGGTAGATGTCCGGGCCGTTGGCCGTGAGGCGGCCCCGCACGCGCGCGGGCTGGATGTTGTACGCGCCGTTCTCCGGGAAGCCGGCGACGATCGCGCTGTTGCCGCTGCTCGCGTCCTCGGTCGTGAACTGGAGGGCGGGCGCGTCCAGGCTCGGCACGTCGAGTACGGCGATGTCGCGCTCCCAGTCGTAGAGGACGACCGTGGCGTCGTACTTCTTGCCCTCGCCGCCTATCTGGACGGTGGGTTCGTCGACTCCGCCGACCACATGGGCGTTGGTCATCACACGGCGGGCCCCGAAGACGAAGCCGGTGCCTTCGAGGACCTTGCCGCAACTCGGGGCGGTGCCCATGACCTTGACGATGGACCGCTGGGCGCGGATGGCGACCGCGCTGTTGGCGAGGGCCGGGTCGGGGGGCTGGACGTCGGTGATGGGCTCGTTGGCGAACGGGCTGAAGACCTGCGGGAAGCCGTTCTGCGCGAGGACCGAGGAGAAGTCGGCGAACCAGGTGTCGGCCTGGTTGGGCAGGGCCCGTGACACGCCGGTCAGCACCTTGGAGCTGCGGACCTCCTTGCCGAGCGTCGGCAGCGTCGTGCCGGCCAGGGCCGAGCCGATCAGCCAGGCGACCAGGAGCATCGCCACGACGTTGACGAGGGCGCCGCCCGTCGCGTCCAGGGCGCGGGCCGGGGACCAGGTGATGTAGCGGCGCAGTTTGTTGCCGAGGTGGGTGGTGAGGGCCTGGCCCACGGAGGCGCAGACGATGACGACGACGACAGCGACGACGGCGGCGGTCGTGTTCACCTCGGCGTCGTCGGTGACCGCGCCCCAGATGACCGGCAGCAGGTAGACGGCGACGAGGCCGCCCCCGAGAAAGCCGATCACGGACAGGATGCCGACGACGAAGCCCTGGCGATAGCCCACGATCGCGAACCACACGGCGGCGACCAGCAACAGGATGTCCAGCACGTTCACTGCTTCAAGCCTCGCCTCATCACTCTGCGGTCACTCCGTCTCGGCTGGGGGTCCGACCCGCGGCGCAGCCGCTGACGGGTGCGGCGTCCCCCAGGAAGACACAGCACAGGGGCCACCCTGTCATGCGCGCCAGTCGAGCGGGACGTGGTTCTCCCTGTCCCAGGGGCGCTCCCAGCCCGCATAGTGCAGGATCCGGTCGATGATGCCCGCCGTGAAGCCCCAGACGAGGGCGGATTCGACCAGGAATGCCGGGCCTTTGTGGCCTCTGGGGTGCACGGCGGTGGCGCGGTTGGCGGGGTCCGTGAGATCCGCCACGGGGACGGTGAAGACGCGCGCCGTCTCGTTCGGATCGACCACGCCCACCGGTGTCGGGCGGCGCCACCAGCCCAGGACGGGCGTGACCACGAAGCTGCTCACCGGGATGTAGAGCTTGGGCAGCACGCCGAAGAGCTGGACGCCGCTCGGGTCGAGCCCGGTCTCCTCCTCGGCCTCGCGGAGAGCGGCCCGCAGCGGCCCGTCGGCCTTCGGGTCGCCGTCCTCGGGGTCGAGAGCGCCGCCGGGGAAGGAGGGCTGCCCCGCGTGCGATCGCAGGGAGGTGGCGCGCTCCATGAGCAGCAGCTCGGGGCCGCGCTCGCCCTCGCCGAACAGGATGAGGACGGCGGACTGCCGCCCCGCTCCGTCGCTCGGGGGCAGGAAGCGGCTCAGCTGGAGCGGCTCCACCGTCTCGGCGGCGTGCACCACCGGATCGAGCCAGTCGGGCAGACCGTCCTTGCTCACGGCCACCGGGCCGCCTTCTGTGTTGCCGGCCAACCGACCGCCCTGCGTGTTGCTGGCGTGCGTCATCGCCACCCCCGTTCTGCTCTTCCCAACGCCTGCCGGTGCCGTGTTCGTTCCGTCGTCCGGAGCCCGGGGGTGTCTCCGGCGGGAGCCGTCGTGCAGCGCCTTGGGGTGTTCCCGGCGGGGGCCGTCATCCAGCGCCCTGAGGTGTGCCCAGCGGGGGCGCCGGAATGCCGCCCGCGTCCAGGTAGGACTGCGGGGGGTTGAGGCGCTGGCCCGGGAAGCCGCCCTTCTCGTACTTCAGGAGCTTCTTCGCCTTCTCCGGGTCCGTCTCGCCCTCGCCGTACGCCGGGCAGAGCGGGGCGATGGGGCAGGCTCCGCAGGCGGGCTTGCGGGCGTGGCAGATGCGGCGGCCGTGGAAGATCACGTGGTGGGAGAGCATGGTCCAGTCGCTCTTCGGGAAGAGCGCGCCGACGGCCGCCTCGATCTTGTCGGGCTCCGTCTCCGCGGTCCACTGCCAGCGGCGGACCAGCCGCTGGAAATGGGTGTCCACGGTGATTCCGGGGCGCCCGAACGCGTTGCCGAGCACCACGAAGGCGGTTTTGCGGCCCACGCCGGGGAGCTTGACGAGGTCTTCGAGGCGGCCGGGGACCTCGCCCCCGAAGTCGTCCCTCAGCGCCTTGGAGAGCCCTATCACCGACTTGGTCTTGGCCCGGAAGAACCCCGTCGGACGCAGGATCTCCTCGACCTCCTCCGGATTGGCCGCGGCCAGGTCCTCTGGGGTCGGGTACTTGGCGAA harbors:
- the nth gene encoding endonuclease III, with protein sequence MKVTAATPAKKATPGKVTPKKATATTRKSAAAKKATPAKPAQSAKKATPAKPPQKAPAPDTALVRRARRINRELAEVYPYAHPELDFENPFQLVVATVLSAQTTDLRVNQTTPALFAKYPTPEDLAAANPEEVEEILRPTGFFRAKTKSVIGLSKALRDDFGGEVPGRLEDLVKLPGVGRKTAFVVLGNAFGRPGITVDTHFQRLVRRWQWTAETEPDKIEAAVGALFPKSDWTMLSHHVIFHGRRICHARKPACGACPIAPLCPAYGEGETDPEKAKKLLKYEKGGFPGQRLNPPQSYLDAGGIPAPPLGTPQGAG
- a CDS encoding CoA pyrophosphatase; this translates as MTHASNTQGGRLAGNTEGGPVAVSKDGLPDWLDPVVHAAETVEPLQLSRFLPPSDGAGRQSAVLILFGEGERGPELLLMERATSLRSHAGQPSFPGGALDPEDGDPKADGPLRAALREAEEETGLDPSGVQLFGVLPKLYIPVSSFVVTPVLGWWRRPTPVGVVDPNETARVFTVPVADLTDPANRATAVHPRGHKGPAFLVESALVWGFTAGIIDRILHYAGWERPWDRENHVPLDWRA
- a CDS encoding alpha/beta fold hydrolase, whose translation is MTDPATPSAQPTSVVKLDIPGGKGLIHRDVAANGARFHIAEMGDGPLVLLLHGFPQFWWTWRHQLVALADAGFRAVAMDLRGVGGSDRTPRGYDPANLALDITGVVRSLGEPDAALVGHDLGGYLAWTAAVMRPKLVRRLVVSSMPHPRRWRYAMLSDVKQTAAGSYIWGFQRPWIPERQLVADDGALVGRLVRDWSGPRLPDDEAVETYRRAMCIPSTAHCAIEPYRWMVRSMARPDGIQFNRRMKRPVRVPTLHLHGSLDPVMRTRSAAGSGEYVEAPYRWRLFDGLGHFPHEEDPVAFSTELVNWLKDPEPDR
- a CDS encoding MarP family serine protease; this encodes MNVLDILLLVAAVWFAIVGYRQGFVVGILSVIGFLGGGLVAVYLLPVIWGAVTDDAEVNTTAAVVAVVVVIVCASVGQALTTHLGNKLRRYITWSPARALDATGGALVNVVAMLLVAWLIGSALAGTTLPTLGKEVRSSKVLTGVSRALPNQADTWFADFSSVLAQNGFPQVFSPFANEPITDVQPPDPALANSAVAIRAQRSIVKVMGTAPSCGKVLEGTGFVFGARRVMTNAHVVGGVDEPTVQIGGEGKKYDATVVLYDWERDIAVLDVPSLDAPALQFTTEDASSGNSAIVAGFPENGAYNIQPARVRGRLTANGPDIYHRGTVRRDVYSLYATVRQGNSGGPLLTTDGKVYGVVFAKSLDDANTGYALTVDEVQEDIIKGRTANQQVDSDSCAL
- a CDS encoding phage holin family protein, with amino-acid sequence MSAPDGSPVGAERSIGQLFASATTEMSSLVHDEIALAKAQLKQDVKRGAISGGAFAVAGAVLIFSLPMLSFALAYGIRTWSDWNLAICFLLSFAANVLVAAALALIGVVFAKKAKKSKGPQKVAASVKETAGVLQNAKPHPRELPAQDRVPEAIEAVARSSS